In Balaenoptera ricei isolate mBalRic1 chromosome 4, mBalRic1.hap2, whole genome shotgun sequence, the following are encoded in one genomic region:
- the TMEM44 gene encoding transmembrane protein 44 isoform X1, whose amino-acid sequence MEEAPSPAPALWNWDYLDHCFARHRVCISFGLWICAFSCWIAVHALLLYLRCGKKSGRDQSALCAACCLLTSLCDTIGAILAKQLTIQVFTGAYLAAVDLVNFVSILFPVCSSKVKSSSGRGSRERKRRRQLRASIFALVLPLSLGPGWALWAAVPKTSGPIRGPQRRLLGSLVQDNTEILGYLLGGVAALGSWASRIPQLSRICWGRTFPSIYLWTRLLSALAGLLYASAIVAHDRRPEYLLRATPWFLTSLGRAALDLAIIFLSWVMKSKMRHALGFASEARENADTQALLTCAEKEEENQEARTENSDWVPLTTLPYCKPLKRMAAVSHYLELTIEPVQQASCSATRLPGDGQTSTGATSLQEPPSYPPVQVIRARVSSSSSSQVSSINSDLEQKYWEALNSEQWDPEDVNLGGNKDNMEIFRPRVHRWSMKPVDLTSDK is encoded by the exons ATGGAGGAGGCGCCCAGCCCCGCGCCCGCGCTCTGGAACTGGGACTACCTGGACCATTGCTTCGCCCGCCACCGTGTCTGCATCTCCTTCGGCCTGTGGATCTGCGCCTTTTCCTGCTGGATCGCCGTCCACGCGCT CCTTCTCTATCTGAGATGTGGGAAGAAATCCGGACGGGACCAGTCGGCGCTGTGTGCTGCCTGCTGCCTCCTGACCAGCCTGTGTGACACCATCGGGGCAATTCTGGCCAAACAGCTCACCATCCAG GTCTTCACTGGTGCCTACCTAGCAGCTGTTGACCTGGTGAACTTTGTGTCCATTCTCTTCCCAGTCTGCAGCTCCAAAGTCAAGTCCAGTTCAG GTCGGGGCTCccgggagagaaagaggaggcgGCAGCTCAGGGCCAGCATATTTGCCCTGGTCCTGCCGCTGAGCCTGGGCCCAGGCTGGGCTCTGTGGGCCGCTGTCCCGAAGACTTCAGGCCCCATCCGAGGGCCACAGCGGAGGCTGCTGGGAAGCCTGGTACAG GACAATACTGAAATCCTCGGCTACCTGCTGGGCGGCGTCGCAGCCTTGGGCTCCTGGGCTTCCCGGATCCCCCAGCTCTCCAGAATC tGCTGGGGTAGAACATTTCCCTCCATCTACCTGTGGACCCGGCTCCTGTCGGCCCTGGCTGGCCTCCTCTACGCCTCGGCCATCGTGGCCCATGACCGGCGGCCTGAATACCTGCTACGGGCCACACCCTGGTTCCTGACCTCCCTCGGCCGTGCAGCGCTGGACCTCGCC ATCATTTTCCTTTCCTGGGTGATGAAGAGCAAGATGAGGCATGCCTTGGGATTTGCCTCTGAAGCCAGAGAGAACGCCGACACCCAAGCCCTTTTGACCTGtgcagagaaggaggaagaaaaccaggaggCAAGGACCGAG AATTCGGACTGGGTGCCTCTCACCACGCTACCGTACTGCAAGCCCCTCAAGAGGATGGCAGCTGTCAGCCACTACCTGGAGCTGACCATCGAGCCTGTGCAGCAG GCGAGCTGCAGTGCCACCAGGCTGCCTGGAGATGGACAGACAAGCACGGGAGCCACGTCCCTGCAGGAGCCGCCCTCGTACCCTCCGGTTCAGGTCATCCGGGCGCGCGTGTCCTCCAGTAGCTCCTCCCAGGTCTCGTCCATCAACTCTGACCTCGAG CAGAAGTATTGGGAAGCCCTAAACTCGGAGCAG
- the TMEM44 gene encoding transmembrane protein 44 isoform X2 gives MEEAPSPAPALWNWDYLDHCFARHRVCISFGLWICAFSCWIAVHALLLYLRCGKKSGRDQSALCAACCLLTSLCDTIGAILAKQLTIQVFTGAYLAAVDLVNFVSILFPVCSSKVKSSSGRGSRERKRRRQLRASIFALVLPLSLGPGWALWAAVPKTSGPIRGPQRRLLGSLVQDNTEILGYLLGGVAALGSWASRIPQLSRICWGRTFPSIYLWTRLLSALAGLLYASAIVAHDRRPEYLLRATPWFLTSLGRAALDLAIIFLSWVMKSKMRHALGFASEARENADTQALLTCAEKEEENQENSDWVPLTTLPYCKPLKRMAAVSHYLELTIEPVQQASCSATRLPGDGQTSTGATSLQEPPSYPPVQVIRARVSSSSSSQVSSINSDLEQKYWEALNSEQWDPEDVNLGGNKDNMEIFRPRVHRWSMKPVDLTSDK, from the exons ATGGAGGAGGCGCCCAGCCCCGCGCCCGCGCTCTGGAACTGGGACTACCTGGACCATTGCTTCGCCCGCCACCGTGTCTGCATCTCCTTCGGCCTGTGGATCTGCGCCTTTTCCTGCTGGATCGCCGTCCACGCGCT CCTTCTCTATCTGAGATGTGGGAAGAAATCCGGACGGGACCAGTCGGCGCTGTGTGCTGCCTGCTGCCTCCTGACCAGCCTGTGTGACACCATCGGGGCAATTCTGGCCAAACAGCTCACCATCCAG GTCTTCACTGGTGCCTACCTAGCAGCTGTTGACCTGGTGAACTTTGTGTCCATTCTCTTCCCAGTCTGCAGCTCCAAAGTCAAGTCCAGTTCAG GTCGGGGCTCccgggagagaaagaggaggcgGCAGCTCAGGGCCAGCATATTTGCCCTGGTCCTGCCGCTGAGCCTGGGCCCAGGCTGGGCTCTGTGGGCCGCTGTCCCGAAGACTTCAGGCCCCATCCGAGGGCCACAGCGGAGGCTGCTGGGAAGCCTGGTACAG GACAATACTGAAATCCTCGGCTACCTGCTGGGCGGCGTCGCAGCCTTGGGCTCCTGGGCTTCCCGGATCCCCCAGCTCTCCAGAATC tGCTGGGGTAGAACATTTCCCTCCATCTACCTGTGGACCCGGCTCCTGTCGGCCCTGGCTGGCCTCCTCTACGCCTCGGCCATCGTGGCCCATGACCGGCGGCCTGAATACCTGCTACGGGCCACACCCTGGTTCCTGACCTCCCTCGGCCGTGCAGCGCTGGACCTCGCC ATCATTTTCCTTTCCTGGGTGATGAAGAGCAAGATGAGGCATGCCTTGGGATTTGCCTCTGAAGCCAGAGAGAACGCCGACACCCAAGCCCTTTTGACCTGtgcagagaaggaggaagaaaaccaggag AATTCGGACTGGGTGCCTCTCACCACGCTACCGTACTGCAAGCCCCTCAAGAGGATGGCAGCTGTCAGCCACTACCTGGAGCTGACCATCGAGCCTGTGCAGCAG GCGAGCTGCAGTGCCACCAGGCTGCCTGGAGATGGACAGACAAGCACGGGAGCCACGTCCCTGCAGGAGCCGCCCTCGTACCCTCCGGTTCAGGTCATCCGGGCGCGCGTGTCCTCCAGTAGCTCCTCCCAGGTCTCGTCCATCAACTCTGACCTCGAG CAGAAGTATTGGGAAGCCCTAAACTCGGAGCAG
- the TMEM44 gene encoding transmembrane protein 44 isoform X3 — translation MEEAPSPAPALWNWDYLDHCFARHRVCISFGLWICAFSCWIAVHALLLYLRCGKKSGRDQSALCAACCLLTSLCDTIGAILAKQLTIQVFTGAYLAAVDLVNFVSILFPVCSSKVKSSSGRGSRERKRRRQLRASIFALVLPLSLGPGWALWAAVPKTSGPIRGPQRRLLGSLVQDNTEILGYLLGGVAALGSWASRIPQLSRICWGRTFPSIYLWTRLLSALAGLLYASAIVAHDRRPEYLLRATPWFLTSLGRAALDLAIIFLSWVMKSKMRHALGFASEARENADTQALLTCAEKEEENQEARTENSDWVPLTTLPYCKPLKRMAAVSHYLELTIEPVQQASCSATRLPGDGQTSTGATSLQEPPSYPPVQVIRARVSSSSSSQVSSINSDLEWDPEDVNLGGNKDNMEIFRPRVHRWSMKPVDLTSDK, via the exons ATGGAGGAGGCGCCCAGCCCCGCGCCCGCGCTCTGGAACTGGGACTACCTGGACCATTGCTTCGCCCGCCACCGTGTCTGCATCTCCTTCGGCCTGTGGATCTGCGCCTTTTCCTGCTGGATCGCCGTCCACGCGCT CCTTCTCTATCTGAGATGTGGGAAGAAATCCGGACGGGACCAGTCGGCGCTGTGTGCTGCCTGCTGCCTCCTGACCAGCCTGTGTGACACCATCGGGGCAATTCTGGCCAAACAGCTCACCATCCAG GTCTTCACTGGTGCCTACCTAGCAGCTGTTGACCTGGTGAACTTTGTGTCCATTCTCTTCCCAGTCTGCAGCTCCAAAGTCAAGTCCAGTTCAG GTCGGGGCTCccgggagagaaagaggaggcgGCAGCTCAGGGCCAGCATATTTGCCCTGGTCCTGCCGCTGAGCCTGGGCCCAGGCTGGGCTCTGTGGGCCGCTGTCCCGAAGACTTCAGGCCCCATCCGAGGGCCACAGCGGAGGCTGCTGGGAAGCCTGGTACAG GACAATACTGAAATCCTCGGCTACCTGCTGGGCGGCGTCGCAGCCTTGGGCTCCTGGGCTTCCCGGATCCCCCAGCTCTCCAGAATC tGCTGGGGTAGAACATTTCCCTCCATCTACCTGTGGACCCGGCTCCTGTCGGCCCTGGCTGGCCTCCTCTACGCCTCGGCCATCGTGGCCCATGACCGGCGGCCTGAATACCTGCTACGGGCCACACCCTGGTTCCTGACCTCCCTCGGCCGTGCAGCGCTGGACCTCGCC ATCATTTTCCTTTCCTGGGTGATGAAGAGCAAGATGAGGCATGCCTTGGGATTTGCCTCTGAAGCCAGAGAGAACGCCGACACCCAAGCCCTTTTGACCTGtgcagagaaggaggaagaaaaccaggaggCAAGGACCGAG AATTCGGACTGGGTGCCTCTCACCACGCTACCGTACTGCAAGCCCCTCAAGAGGATGGCAGCTGTCAGCCACTACCTGGAGCTGACCATCGAGCCTGTGCAGCAG GCGAGCTGCAGTGCCACCAGGCTGCCTGGAGATGGACAGACAAGCACGGGAGCCACGTCCCTGCAGGAGCCGCCCTCGTACCCTCCGGTTCAGGTCATCCGGGCGCGCGTGTCCTCCAGTAGCTCCTCCCAGGTCTCGTCCATCAACTCTGACCTCGAG